In the Kineococcus rhizosphaerae genome, one interval contains:
- a CDS encoding alpha/beta fold hydrolase yields the protein MSSTRRPRTLTAALVTAAALGAVVACGSPGVAAPDRVPVASSSSAPAPVDPTGTTAMGTQRTITRDGHDVAFYVTAGSGAVIVLDAGGGEDASYWNALVPVLAQQTGATVVTYDRTGSGRSSDVPGAFSAAAAADDLAAGLQGLGLVREPVVLVSHSLAGEVATYLVDDHPGLVQGAVLVDANVPQFFTPQETARLVAATDEQAAQVRAAPQTRQTRQALAVADGFGPAHTAYHALTWPSDLPVAVIVSERTPMPAGSPDAEAWRAAQQHFADAAPDRTLVTARDSSHDVALDRPDVVEQQIGDVLAQVRSQVR from the coding sequence GTGTCGTCCACCCGACGCCCCCGCACCCTGACCGCCGCACTGGTGACGGCCGCCGCCCTGGGCGCGGTGGTGGCCTGCGGCTCCCCCGGGGTCGCCGCCCCCGACCGGGTGCCGGTGGCCTCCTCGTCCAGCGCACCGGCTCCGGTGGACCCGACCGGGACCACGGCGATGGGGACCCAGCGCACGATCACCCGCGACGGCCACGACGTGGCCTTCTACGTGACGGCCGGTTCGGGGGCCGTGATCGTGCTGGACGCCGGCGGCGGCGAGGACGCCTCGTACTGGAACGCGCTCGTCCCGGTGCTGGCCCAGCAGACCGGAGCCACCGTCGTCACCTACGACCGGACCGGTTCCGGCCGCAGCAGCGACGTGCCCGGCGCCTTCAGCGCGGCGGCCGCCGCCGACGACCTGGCCGCCGGCCTGCAGGGTCTGGGCCTGGTCCGGGAACCGGTCGTCCTGGTGTCGCACTCCCTGGCCGGGGAGGTGGCGACGTACCTGGTCGACGACCACCCCGGCCTGGTCCAGGGTGCGGTCCTCGTCGACGCGAACGTCCCCCAGTTCTTCACCCCGCAGGAGACGGCGCGACTGGTCGCCGCCACCGACGAGCAGGCGGCGCAGGTGCGGGCCGCGCCGCAGACGCGGCAGACCCGTCAGGCGCTGGCCGTGGCCGACGGTTTCGGGCCCGCCCACACCGCCTACCACGCCCTGACCTGGCCGAGCGACCTGCCGGTCGCCGTCATCGTCTCCGAGCGGACGCCGATGCCGGCGGGGTCCCCCGACGCGGAGGCCTGGCGCGCCGCCCAGCAGCACTTCGCCGACGCCGCCCCGGACCGGACGCTGGTCACCGCCCGGGACAGCAGCCACGACGTGGCCCTCGACCGGCCCGACGTCGTCGAGCAGCAGATCGGTGACGTTCTCGCGCAGGTCCGCTCGCAGGTTCGCTGA